CGAGTTGGAAACGATAAATGTTGCCCTTACCGTCAAGCCCGGTAAGGATCTCTCCTAATTTGACTCTCATCACCTTCAGATGGTTCGCTTCTGAAGGTGAAAGGTAAACCTTCTTATTCTCATTTTCAACGGAGTCTATCCAGAAGGCGTGGGGCACTCAGCCAATTACCTCCGCTTCCATATATGGTATGAGCACTTTTGGTACCTTTATCTTTCCGTCCGGCTGCTGGTAGTTCTCTACTATGGCAATCAACGTTCTACCAATGGCGAGACCGGAGCCATTGAGGGTATGGATGAATTTTAATTTGTTATCTCTGTCTCTAAATCTTATGTTTCCCCTTCTTGCCTGAAAGTCTTCGGCGTTACTGCAGGAGGAAATCTCCCTGTAAGTGTTGTAAGAAGGTAGCCACACTTCAATATCGTATGTCTTCGCTGCGACGAATCCTAGATCACCCGTGCAAAGGGCAACAACCCTATACGGTAATTCAAGCCTTTTCAATACTTCTTCCGCATCAGCAGTAAGTTTTTCAAGGGCCTCATAGGAATTTTCGGGGTGCGTGAACCAGACGAGTTCAACTTTATCAAACTGATGTACTCTTATCATGCCCTTCACATCGCGGCCATAACTGCCGGCTTCACGTCTATAACAAGGTGTGTAAGCAGTGTATTTCCGTGGCAAAGATGACAGCTCGAGTATCTCGTCTCTGTGCTGAGCGACGAGCGGAACTTCAGCTGTCGGTATCAAGAACATATCATCCGGTTCAGTTTTGTAAGCATCCTCTTCAAATTTTGGAAGCTGTCCGGTAGAGAGCATCGTCTCTCGTTTGACGAGGTGCGGCAAAGCAACTTCTTCGTAACCATGTTCTGTCGTGTGCAGATCAAGCATGAAATTTATAAGAGCTCTTTCGAGCCTGGCAAGCTGTTTTCTCAAGACCACAAACCTCGAGCCACTCAACTTTGCAGCTCTGTCAAAGTCCAACATATCGCTCTGAATACCAAGCTCCCAGTGGGGTTTTGGTTCAAAATCAAACTTCCTGGGCTCACCCCATTTTCTAACTTCGACATTATCATTTTCGTCTACCCCGACAGGTACGCTTTCATGAGGGATATTTGGAACGTATAGGAGTTTCTGCTTCAGAAATTCGTCTAGCTCGCTGGCCTTTTGATTGAGCTCTTTTACTTCCTGAGATATCTCTTTTGCCCTATTTTTAAGTGCTTCAGCTTCTTCTTTGTTTCCACTTGCCATCGCTTTGGCGATTTCAGAGGAGATACGGTTCCTTTCGGCTTTCTTTTTATCAGCGGCGGCAATTGCGTTACGCCTTTCGGCATCGATTTTAAGGATCTCCTCCAACAAGGCAGGGTCCACATTGCGATTTTTGAGCGCTTTTTCAAGAATTTCCGGATTATTTCTCACGATTTTAATGTCTATCACTCAGCACCCTCCTCAAATTCCATTTCAAGAGAAACATTTGTTCCTTCGAAAGAATCGTCCTTTGTATTGTAATATAGTTCCGTAGCGTATATTTTTCTATTATTTTTTTTATCGTCTACGAACACGTCTCCTTTGAGCAGTATTATTCCTGTGCTTTCGTCATACTCAAAATAAAGAGAATTCGCTACAAGTTCGTCCTTATAGTAGATCACAAGGGGTTTGAAATCTTTCGCACTTTTCGGAAGGGCCTCACCGGTGTATTCTTCTTTTTCCAGGTTAAAATCCAGTTTCTCAGCGTTTTGTACGAGAATCTTTCTTTTACCGTTTTCATCGTTGAATCTGGCAATTACATTGTGTTTCAGTATCCCGCTGGATGTATTGAGATTGTAGGTCATACTAAACGATGTGGCATCTCCAGAAGAAAAACTAATATGCGTCAAACCAGCGGTCTCGATGTAGTTCCAGTTGCCATTTTTTGCTGTCATCGTGGCTGATTCGGTGGTGAGAGAAACATCCCCCACTTTCTCTATGTAGACCTCCCCGGTAAGATAAACGATATCTTTTCTACCAGAAATCTTCTTTGCCCGGATCCTAACAGTACTCGTCACGGCAAAAATCGACACGATAAATAGAATAACCAAAAAGACAGAAATGGTTTTTTTCAAGGAAACTCCCCCTTATCCTCTTTTCTTCATTGCATCCAGAAGTTCATCAAGAATCATGAGCAGTTCCTCAGGTTTGTGATTTTCGAGTTTTGTGAGGATTTCATTGAGGTAGCTAACTCTTCGCTTGATCACCTTTTCTATGAGTTTGATGCCTTCTCCGGAGATATCTATGATGTATGAGCGACGGTCCTCTTTGGAGCGTCTCCTTTCAATGAACCCACCTTCAATCAGGCGATGAACGAGTCCCGTAGTGGTGCTCTTCGTTATCCCGAGTATTTTACTAATATCACTCATGCGTTTTTCTCCAGAGAAATACAGCGTCTGAAGCACATCAAACTGGGCAGGTGTTATGGGAAAGTCTTTTAAAACCTTTCTACCCTCACGTTTGATCCTTATATATATTGCTCTCAGTGTTTTTTCTATCTCAGTGGCGAGCCCACCTTGTCCCTTTTTACTCAAGTTATCCCTCCTAACTTACTTAAATTATAACATTGACAGTCTTATTAGAAAATCTTTAGTGTATGTTATGCTTTGTACTCGTGTAAAATTGAAAAGGGGTGGACCGATGCGGTTGGTGGCATTTCTTATTCTTTCAGTTTTTACTTTAGCACTTTTTGTGATGACGCTTTTTTCATCACTACGCGATGAACCGCTTTTGTTCCCTATAATTTTGGCAGTGACAGTTCTTCTGGTGCACTCTTTCTACAGCGAGTTTAGAAACATACTCAAAAGCCAAAAAAAGCCAAATTTATCTAAAGGCTTTCAATTATTTCTTGCGACAATCGTCGGTGCAATTGCTTCATATCTACTGAACGTTTATCTTGGTTTGGGTGCAGTGGTTGCGGCAGCAGCAGTCGGTATGACCGGGGCTTCGTTGATTTCTGAATACTCCATACCTCTTTATTGTGGCTCCTTCGTGGGAATGGTCTCTCCGGTGGTGCTTCATGATTTTGGCCATGTATTTATTGCATCTATAATCGCAGGGATTCTGTTTGTTCTATCGGAGACCGTATATGAAAGTGTGGGGGGAAAACTTGGAACAATAGCTTTCTCAAGCTGGGTTATTCTCTCGTATCTCTCCAAAGTTGAGCTGATCAAAGGTGAAAAGTTTTCATGGGAAACTAGCGTTGAGACCTTCGTTTTCAGTATCATTGGTGTTCTCCTGACGTATTTGCTTTCTGTAAGGCTCAAGAAAAATACGGTGGCTTCTTCGAGCGCCATCAGTCTCTTCGCAGGGCTGGTCTTTCCAGTATTATATCCTGAAAGCGGAACAATGATGGCTTCAGCGATGATGTGTGCTTCCTTTGTCGGAATGAGTTCAAAGAAAGTGATTAAAAACGAACTGGGAGCACTCCTGAGTGGGATTATAATGGGTGTGGTTTTCTTTTACAGTGTGGAGCATTTTGGAGGTGCAGGTGGCAAACTCGGTACGATCGCATTTGGCAGTGCACTCAGCATAAGATCAATGCATATTTTACTTGAGAAATCATCCAATCGACTGCATATCATATCTAGAAACTAACCCTGGTTTTGCTTTTTTGTAGTACGGCAAGAATGACGGTCATTTATTCTGTGCTTTTTTACTTTTTTTGCATTCATACATGCGTTGATCAGCTATTTTTATGAGCTGTTCGAGATCATCACCATCATCTGGGAATGTTGAAATACCTATGCTTCCACCTACAGTAACGATTCCGCATCTTAAATTTATAACTTCGCGGAGGATGAATTCTATCCTCTTTTTAACCACTTTTGCTGCTTCGAAGTCAGTTTCAGGCAACACGAAGATAAATTCATCACCGCCCAGCCTTGCAACAACATCACTTTCCCTTAAGGCGTATTGAAGTCTTTTAGCAACTATTGATAGCACTTCATCGCCAATATCGTGCCCCATCGTGTCATTGACGATTTTGAAATAGTCAAGGTCGAGGTAAAGGATGCTCAATGGCATATGGTTACGTTTGGACAAAGCAAGATAGGAATGAGCTTTTTCGAAGAAAAGTCGTCTGTTTGGCAGTCCTGTGAGAGGGTCTTTGCCGGAAAGTAATTCCAATCGTTCTTTTTGCTTTCTCAACTCTTTTTCGAGCCGTAATCTTTCGAATAACACAGCAACTTGCTGTCCCAGTAGTTTTGCCATCTCTGTTGAATCTTCATTGAAAGCCGTTGCTGAAGAATGACTATCCAGACCGAAAAATCCGATTATTTTCCCGTCAGTTTCGATGGGAACTGAAAGCATCGCTTTTATTTTGCTTGTTTTACCGTATCTTTCAAGTATTTCATATCGAAATTTATCGAGTTTTCTATTGGGATTAAAGTCAGTAACTATCTGAACTTCATGAACTTCCTTCTGAACGAGTTCTTCAGGTTTGAGATAGATTTTTTTAAGCATTCTAAGGTCATAATTCACAGCCGCATAAAATCGATATAGGCCATCTTTGTCTTTTAATATAAGGCTGCCTGCTTCAGCACCAGGTACGATATCAACAGCCTTTTCAAGAAGTAATTGATACATGTTCTCGATATCTGTTGTCTTGAGGACATCCTTAGTTACCTCAAGAAGGGAACGGTTGAAATTAACGAAGTTTTCCAGCCTTATTTTATTTTCTGTTTCTGTCGTAACATCCCTCATAACAGCGAGGATCCTGTCTTCTCCCATTTTTATGAAACGGATTTCCAAATGTGTGACATCGGAAGGCGTATTCAATGAAATCGTAAAAACCTGTATTTCAGAACTTTTTAAGGCTTTTGAGAGCCTGGAAGCTATAATATCATTTGCTTCTTTACGGAAACCGATTTCTCTGAAATTTTTACCCACGAATTCGCCTGGATTAATGTTAGTTTGCTCAACTGGTGTGGAACTGACATCGAGGATATTTCCTTCACTATCTAAAATCATAACGTAATCAGGGAAAACGTCCATAATAGCAGTATTCTTCCTGATAGCATCTTCCAGATTTTTTTGTAATTGTTTCTGTTCAGAGATATCTGAATAAATGGCGAAAATACCTGTTATAACACCTTCAGTATAAACCGGCGCGCTGAGGATGGATGCCCAGAACCTCGTCCCATCCTTACGTTCTCTGATGGCTTCGAAGCTTACTATTTTACCCTGCAGTGCTTCTTTAGTAACATCAGCAGCGGGGCTCCGAAGTTCTGGTGATTGAACAACAACGTCGTCAACGAATTTTCCAATGACCTCATCCTCCGAATATCCAAACATGTCACAGAAAGCCTGATTTACCTTTAAAACCTTATTATTTGAATCACACAGCAATATCCCCAGAGGGTTGTTTTTGAACAATTCTTCAAAATAGCCAGTGTAATTAGACAGGTCCAGCACCTGTACCACTCCTCGTTAATTGGTCATACGATTTATATTAATGCAAAATACTATCACATGAGTTATAAGCATGAAAAATTATACCAGTTTTGCATATAAGTATCTATAAATATTAAAAGATTTTTAAAGGCACGGTGGTTGAATACCTTTCGCTTTTGCAGGCTTTCGAAGCGTTTTCTGGGTTTTCACTTGAGATCAGCCGAATTTCAATGTTCTTCAGCTTTTTTTGCAAGCTTCCAGTGGAAGAGATAAAAAGGAAGGATTATCCCTATTCTAAGCAAGCTTTGCAGAATGTCTTTCAGACTTTCCCTTTTGGATACTTCAGATTTTATCGTTTTTTGCTGCGTTTCTTCGGGAAGTGCTTCGGAGTACGGTACCCTGATAGAATAATCACTCGGAATAAAAAAATCGATCACGGCACTGGCAAAGGACCAGAGAGCCGTGATCAGCATGATCAAGGTTATCAGAGATACAAAATAAGCGTATATCTTTTTCGTTGAGAATTTCATATTAACTCCCCCAGCCATGGGCGTCCGTATTCATTATACTCTCTTTAGTAATTCGCAAAATCATCTCCTTTCAAACGGCTTCAAGAAAATCATTCAGAAATAGCCGGACTCTTTCATCGCTTGAGCCAAAAAATCGCTCGGGTGCAACATCATAAACCACCTGACCATCTTCCATATAAACAACCCGGCTGGCGATATTTCTCGCAAATGACATTTCATGGGTGACAACGACCATCGTTGTACCACTGGCAGAAAGCTGTTTTATTACTGACATAACTTCACCAACTAGAGAAGGGTCAAGGGCGGAAGTTGGCTCGTCAAAGAGGATTAAATCTGGTTCCATTGCCAAAGCACGAGCGATCCCCACTCTCTGTTGTTGACCTCCGGAAAGCTGTGAAGGGTAGTGATGGACCCTGTTTCCAAGGTCAACTTCCTCAAGTCTTTTCATAGCGATCTCTCTGGCCTGCTGCCACTTTAGTCCCTTTACTTTAACCAGACCGATAGCCACGTTGTCCAGCGCTGTAAGATGTCTGATCAAGTTGAATCGCTGGAATACAAAACCTATTTTCGATCTGACGCTACGTAGAACTTTCCTTTCGGGTGTAACCTTCATACCGTGGAAATAAACTTCTCCAGAATCAGGCGGGATAAGATAATTCATAACCCGGAGCATCGTTGTTTTTCCAGCCCCGGATTTCCCGATAACGGCCACGACGTCCCCTTTGTTTACAGAGAATGTAACGCCTTTCAATACCGGTGTATCTCCAAAGCTTTTGTAAATATTTCTCAGTTCCAGTACACTCATGGTATGGCGAGCCTCCTTTCAAGGTAACGTCCAAGTACGGAAAGCGTGGAGGTCATTAACAAATATATGCCTGCGAGGATCAGGTACGCCTCTAGTGTAGCGAGAGTCTGGGTTCCTATCTGTCTTGCCCTCATAGTTATATCTCCAAGGGCTATCACGGAGACCAGTGAACTGTCTTTTACGAGGCTTATGAGCTGACCGATCAGGGGCGGAATGGATATACGAAACGCCTGGGGCAAGATAATGGATCCCATAATCTGATAGTTGTAAAACCCGAGGGCTGCCCCGGCTTCGATCTCTCCAGGCGGGACAGCTTCAATCCCAGCCCTGAATATCTCAGCAACGTAAGCGCCCTCAAAAAGGGAAAGAGATATAACTCCCGCTAAAAATCTGTCGATGTTCAACACAGAGCCCATACCATAATAAACGAGGAGTATGATCACCAACAACGGCATGTTTCTGAAGAACCAGACATATAATGTACCTAGCTCTTTGAAAATCTCTACACGTGAGACACGGGCAAGAGCTATGGTCATTCCGATGACAAGGGATAATCCCAGAGAAAAACCACTGATTTTGAGTGTCATCAGAATCCCATCAACGAACAACTTTGAATATCTGATGATCACACTCCAGTTGAAAGGATAAACCTTAGAAAGGGAGAGGTATATGATTGTTGCAATTGCCAAAAAGATCAAAATACTTAGTGCTCTGGCAAAGTTTCTTCTCACACTGCTCCTCCTCACAGACTGGGCTCGTATTCAACAAACCATTTTCGCTGTAACTCATCGAGGATACCCGATGTCTTCAGCCAGTTGATGTATGTATTAATCCACTGAAGGGTTTCCCAATCACCTTTCTTAACCGCGACTCCAAGATCTTCTCGTGTGAGCAGTTCTGTACCAGCTTCAAGCACTGCGTACTTTCTGGCAATGTAACGAGCGTATATAGAGTCGATCACCATAATATCTGCTCTGCCAGATGCTACCTGAAAAGCCGCCTCGTCCATGGTATCAAAGGTGAGAAATTCTGCATTCGGGAAAAGCCTGCGTGCGGCTTCATCACCGGTGGTTCCTAATTGTACTGCGATTCTCAGTTGGCTATTAGCTATCTCCGCAAAAACTGGCTCGCTCTCGAATTTGCGGGTGTTGTAGACAATGACCTGTCCGATAGTGAGATACGGATCACTGAAGTTTACCCTCAGCGCCCTTTCAGGTGTGATAGTCATTCCTGACCAGATGATGTCGAACTTTCCCGCCATGAGAGCTGGTATGATACCGTCCCAGTTGACTACCACGAACTCGAGCCGGACACCCAATATGTCTGCCATACGCTGGAGTATCTCCACTTCAAGGCCTATCCTGTTTCCATCCATGTCAGTACCATAGAGTGGCATGTAACCTGCATCCTGTCCAACTCTCAGTACCCCTTTTGCTCTTATGTCGTCGATCAGACTGCCAAATACTAATCCAGCGAATACCACCAGTAAAACAACAAGCCAAACTCTCCTCATACGAACACCTCCTTATTAAATAAAAAACCGGGCGATTTCTCGCCCGGTGATTTCTCTATCCCTTGAGCACGACTAAGCCGTGCTGCCGAGAAACCCCGGGCAACACCTCTTGACGTGCTTTTTTATATTGTTGAAGTTGTCAAAAATGAAGCTACTGTAATCCATGATTTTCACTCCACAATGTGTTTTGCCTATCATAACAGAAATACCTCTGGATAGTCAAGTTACAAAAGCGTTGCAAACATCAATCAAAATCGCATCGACCCCAACGTCTGTGATAAAATAAATCAAACTTTTTCTGAGAGGTTACCTATTTGAGAATGCTAAAAAAGGCGGATCGTTTAGCCATTTACAGAGGATTCATCATTTTCTTTCTTTCATTCGCGCTTTCTTTGTGCGGTTTTTACTACCTTAACAGGGCGCGTCTGGTTGAAAGCGTTGATACCAGCGGACGTTATGTTGAACTTAGCGTAAATCTCATTGCTGATAAACTCTCCAGCGGTTATTTTCAATGGACCGCGTTTTACACTGCGGTGTTGAAAAATGATACAGAATTCATAGAGGAATTTTTTCAAGAAATCCTCGATGGGACCCCTTATGTTAAGGATATAGAATTGATCGATAGACCTGAGTGGTTCAGTGAAAGAGAGAGCGAAAAAGAGATTTACAGGATTTCTTCCAAAGAAGGGGTTCTATATGTGCTTTTCAACATCTACGATGATTTCCTCGAAGTAGTTGCGCCTGAAAAGGTTGTTAAAGCAATTATCGACGTAGCGCCTATTCTGACTGGCTACGGATTCGATGGTGGAGCCGTTGAACTTTCGAATACCGGTTCCCCTTACGTTTATGGACTGAATTATCGTATTGTAAAAGTGCGTCTTGGACTCATTCATTACTTTAGTGCCTTCGTCATTAGCCTTCTTGTTGTTCTGGCAGTTGAGTTTCTTATCGCCAGTCAAATGTACCACCATTACCACGGAAGTGGTCTGGAAAATATCGTCGCACTTTTTGAGCAAAGAGACGCCTACACAGCAAACCATTCGAGAAAAGTGGCAACCCTTGCCACCTATATCGGTAAAAAATGCGGTCTGAAGCGACGAGATCTTAGAGTATTGAAAAATGCTGCCCTGCTGCACGACATCGGAAAGATCAGTGTTCCCGAAAGTATATTGAACAAGAAGGGAAAACTTTCCGATGAAGAGTTTGAGGTTATAAAAAAGCATCCCGTAATCTCCGCTAATGTGATAGAAAATATTTCACAACTGAAGGAGCTTATTCCCGTAGTGCTATACCACCATGAAAGGCTCGATGGGAGCGGTTATCCTGCAGGTCTGAAGAACGATGAAATTCCGTTGCTTTCGCGAATACTCGCTGTTGCTGATGTCTTCGACGCCCTTACAAGTGATAGAGCCTATCGTTCAGCCCTTGATCCCGAAGTAGCCATAAAAGTTATGAAGAATATGCCCATCGACAGGTTTTTCTTAATGATAATTGAAGAAAACCTGTACGAAATAGTAGAGATACTCAAGTTTGAAGGTGAAAGAAAAGATTATGGGAAGAGGAGGGTGAGCGCGTGAACATCAAGATCAGACCCATGGAACTGGAGGATTTTGCCGCGTGGGCAGAAATCAGAAACCTGCCCCTCGCTAGTTCTTTTACTCTCGGAATTCCCTACATTTCAAAGGAAGAAGCGAAAAAACGGGTAGAGGCGGCTGTTTCTGATAGAAGTGTTGTGAACATAGTTGCTGAAGTCGACGATAAGGTAGTGGGTTTTGCGGGCATCCACTTTAAAAGAGGTAGAAGAAGACACACCGCAGAAATCGGCATGATGGTGCATGACGGTTATCAGGGGAAGGGCATAGGTACGGAGTTGATGAAGAGATTGATAGACCTTGCGGACAACTGGTACAACATTCATCGTATTCAGCTAGAAGTATATGTTGATAACGAACGCGCCATACGTCTCTATAAAAAATTTGGTTTCGTAATAGAGGGTACCCTTAAAGATTTTGCTTTCAGAAACGGAAAGTATGTAGACGCTTATGTAATGGCGAGGATAAAAGATTGATATCTCTAACCTCTTAACCTCTTCTGGGATTTCCTGCAGCACGAAACATTGACTTTTTGTTTCTATAATTTCTTTTTCGTGTAACGATAGTGTATAAAATCACATGCTTTTCGGTATTTTTAACATGAAAGAAGTTTGGATACCGAGGGTGAGTATGATATCATAGTGGAAATTTATTATATGGAGAGAAAAATGGAGAAAGCGAAAATAACAGTTAATTTTTATGAGAAATATTTTGTTATGAACATGTATTGGTATATTTTCGGTCGAGACCGGCCGATATGTCGTTTGGTATAAGATATCCATCGGCCGGTGAAGTTCACCGGCCGTTTCTTTTTTATAGAAAATCCAGGGAGGTGTTTGCATGAAAAAGGTTCTGGTTCTCTTTATTCTTTTATTGAGTGTGCTTTCTCTTGCTACTGTAAAGATCGGTGTTGTATTACCAATGACCGGCGGAATCGCCGCATTTGGAAGAATGGTATGGGAAGGTGTGGAGATTGCCCATGAACTCTTTCCAGAGGTAAACGGTGAACCTATTGAACTCACAATCTTTGACAACAGAAGCGACAAAATTGAAGCTGCCAACGCTGTAAGAAGAGCTATCGAAGTGGGAAATGTCAACGCGATTCTCGGTGAAGTCGCGAGCTCTTACAGTCTCTCGGGCGGTGCGGTTGCTGAAGAAAAGAAGACCCCAATGGTTTCACCTGCTTCAACAAACCCCCTTGTAACTTCTGGTAAGGAATACGTTTCGAGGGTCTGTTTCATCGATCCCTTCCAGGGCTGGGCCGCAGCGGTCCTTGCACATGATAAGCTTGGTATCAGGAATGTGGCTATTTTCATGGATGTTGAACAGGATTACGCTGTCGGCCTGGCAAATTATTTTATGGAAACATTTCAGGGGTTAGGTGGCCATGTTTTCTTCGAGTATTACAAGAGTGGTGATCAGGATTTTACTGCACAGATTTCCGATGCTATGATGACGGGTGCCGAGGCATTCTTCATCCCCGGATATTATCAAGAAATTGCTTTAATCGCTATTCAAGCCAGACAACTCGGTTTCTTTGGTCCGCTAATAACCGGGGACGGTGCCGATGCTCCTGAAACCATCACCATCGGTAGAGAAGCTGTTAACGGACTTTATTTTACAACGCATTACCATTCAGATAGTCCCGTGTTCACTGAAAATGCAAAGCTTTTCCTCGAGAAATACAGGGAAAAATACGGAAAAAACCCCGCGGCTCTAAGTGCTCTGGGTTTCGATGCATACCTCGTAATAAGGGATGCAATTGCTCGTGCAGGAAGCCTTGATAGAGACGCAATCGCACAGGCGATCAGAAGAACAAAGAACTTTGCTGGTGCCACGGGAATTATCAATATAGACGAAAACGGTAATGCTATTAAATCCGTTGCTATTGTGAAGATTGAGGACGAGCAGTTCAAGTACGATACAACTATAAATCCGCAATGATTCGGGGGGATAGCCCCCCGTTTCATTTATGACTATAATCGGAGGTGACCTGCTTGAACCTTTTCACATTTCTTCAGAACCTTGTAAATGGCCTTAGTTTGGGTTCACTTTATGCTCTCATTGCTATCGGATATTCTATGGTATATGGAATACTCAGGTTGATAAACTTCGCCCACGGCGATGTTTTTATGATGGCTGTGTACTTTGCTTTCTTCCTCGTTACACTGGGGAAGGTCCCGTGGTTAATTTCCTTTACCCTTGCCATACTTGCTGCCGCACTTTTAGGATTTGCGATTGATAGGGTCGCCTATAAACCTATAAGAAACGCACCCAGAATTTCGGCATTGATAACCGCTATTGGAGTTTCGTTTTTCCTCGAGAGCTTTGCCGTTGTTGTGTTTTCTGGAATACCGCGCTCTTTCAGAAACATTTATCCAGGGTTCCTGAACAATATGATAATCCTTGGAGGACATGAAGAAGTTAAATATGGCCGAAATGTTATTGTGGGAGGACTCCGTATCCCGGTCGTCTCTTTAGTCATTCTTGGCGTCACTGCACTTGCGCTTGTGATACTGTGGTGGATCGTATATAAAACAAAAATCGGTATGGCTATGAGAGCAGTTTCGGTGGATATCCCTACGACTTCTCTGATGGGCGTTAATGTCGATATGGTTATTGGTTTCACATTTGCCCTCGGTTCCGCCCTTGCTGCTGTAGGAGGTCTCCTGTGGGCAACAAGATATCCTCAGCTATGGCCATATATGGGATTCATGCCGGGATTAAAAGCTTTTATTGCGGCGGTGTTTGGAGGGATCGGTTCAATACAAGGTGCCGTGGTAGGTGGGTTCCTCCTAGGATTAACAGAAATCATGTTGGTGGGATTCTTTCCAAAGATGGCCGGGTATCGTGACGCCTTCGCATTCCTCATCTTGATATTAATTCTTTCCATCAAGCCCGAGGGCCTGCTCGGAAAGAAATCAGCTGTAAAGGTGTGATGCCCATGAAACTGTCTAACAAAACCAACTTCATACTTACCGTGGTTTTCGTCGCTTTTGTCTGGTTGGGTCTTTATCTTATCAACGATAATATGAACTCATATATGGTGAGGATAATTTCTCTTATTGGAATTTACGGAATAATGGCTGTAAGCTTGACTTTAATAAACGGTATCACTGGTATATTTTCACTTGGGCATTCTGGATTTATCGCCCTTGGTGCGTATGCTTCGGCATTATTGACCATGTCTATTCAGCAGAAGGAGGTCACATTCATTCTCGATAAGGTAATCTGGCCTTTGAATTCTATTCAGATTCCTTTTCTGCCGGCAACATTGATAGGCGGTGTTATCGCAGCTGCTTTCTCATTTTTCATAGGCTGGCCATCTTTAAGACTTTCAGGTGATTATCTCGCCATAGCCACGCTTGGTTTCAGCGAGATAATAAGGATACTTGTCATAAACCTAAGGTCTGTCACAAATGGGGCCCTCGGTCTAAAGGGTATTCCTCAGTATACAAATGTCTGGTGGTCATGGGCCTGGCTTTTTGTAACGGTGGTTTTCATTGGGAGCCTTGTTAATAGCAGCTACGGTAGAGCTTTGAAGGCTATTAGGGAAGATAAGGTAGCGGCTGAAGCCATGGGCATTAATGTTTTCAAACATCAACTGCTCGGTTTTGTAATCGGTGGATTTTTCGCTGGTATATCGGGCTCTCTTTATGCTCACTGGTTAACCACAATTGATCCAAGGACAACATCCATTGGTGTTATGTTAACTTTCAATATC
This genomic interval from Kosmotoga pacifica contains the following:
- a CDS encoding HD-GYP domain-containing protein, with protein sequence MLKKADRLAIYRGFIIFFLSFALSLCGFYYLNRARLVESVDTSGRYVELSVNLIADKLSSGYFQWTAFYTAVLKNDTEFIEEFFQEILDGTPYVKDIELIDRPEWFSERESEKEIYRISSKEGVLYVLFNIYDDFLEVVAPEKVVKAIIDVAPILTGYGFDGGAVELSNTGSPYVYGLNYRIVKVRLGLIHYFSAFVISLLVVLAVEFLIASQMYHHYHGSGLENIVALFEQRDAYTANHSRKVATLATYIGKKCGLKRRDLRVLKNAALLHDIGKISVPESILNKKGKLSDEEFEVIKKHPVISANVIENISQLKELIPVVLYHHERLDGSGYPAGLKNDEIPLLSRILAVADVFDALTSDRAYRSALDPEVAIKVMKNMPIDRFFLMIIEENLYEIVEILKFEGERKDYGKRRVSA
- a CDS encoding branched-chain amino acid ABC transporter permease, producing the protein MPMKLSNKTNFILTVVFVAFVWLGLYLINDNMNSYMVRIISLIGIYGIMAVSLTLINGITGIFSLGHSGFIALGAYASALLTMSIQQKEVTFILDKVIWPLNSIQIPFLPATLIGGVIAAAFSFFIGWPSLRLSGDYLAIATLGFSEIIRILVINLRSVTNGALGLKGIPQYTNVWWSWAWLFVTVVFIGSLVNSSYGRALKAIREDKVAAEAMGINVFKHQLLGFVIGGFFAGISGSLYAHWLTTIDPRTTSIGVMLTFNILIMIVIGGLGSISGAIIGAGLFAVLTEWLRFLEEPMKIFTYRFSGIPGLRMLVFSAMFVIVMIFWPRGIMGRKELTWNNIYSWLRRGGRGGSSE
- a CDS encoding ABC transporter substrate-binding protein; its protein translation is MKKVLVLFILLLSVLSLATVKIGVVLPMTGGIAAFGRMVWEGVEIAHELFPEVNGEPIELTIFDNRSDKIEAANAVRRAIEVGNVNAILGEVASSYSLSGGAVAEEKKTPMVSPASTNPLVTSGKEYVSRVCFIDPFQGWAAAVLAHDKLGIRNVAIFMDVEQDYAVGLANYFMETFQGLGGHVFFEYYKSGDQDFTAQISDAMMTGAEAFFIPGYYQEIALIAIQARQLGFFGPLITGDGADAPETITIGREAVNGLYFTTHYHSDSPVFTENAKLFLEKYREKYGKNPAALSALGFDAYLVIRDAIARAGSLDRDAIAQAIRRTKNFAGATGIINIDENGNAIKSVAIVKIEDEQFKYDTTINPQ
- a CDS encoding GNAT family N-acetyltransferase, translated to MNIKIRPMELEDFAAWAEIRNLPLASSFTLGIPYISKEEAKKRVEAAVSDRSVVNIVAEVDDKVVGFAGIHFKRGRRRHTAEIGMMVHDGYQGKGIGTELMKRLIDLADNWYNIHRIQLEVYVDNERAIRLYKKFGFVIEGTLKDFAFRNGKYVDAYVMARIKD
- a CDS encoding branched-chain amino acid ABC transporter permease, whose translation is MNLFTFLQNLVNGLSLGSLYALIAIGYSMVYGILRLINFAHGDVFMMAVYFAFFLVTLGKVPWLISFTLAILAAALLGFAIDRVAYKPIRNAPRISALITAIGVSFFLESFAVVVFSGIPRSFRNIYPGFLNNMIILGGHEEVKYGRNVIVGGLRIPVVSLVILGVTALALVILWWIVYKTKIGMAMRAVSVDIPTTSLMGVNVDMVIGFTFALGSALAAVGGLLWATRYPQLWPYMGFMPGLKAFIAAVFGGIGSIQGAVVGGFLLGLTEIMLVGFFPKMAGYRDAFAFLILILILSIKPEGLLGKKSAVKV